Proteins encoded within one genomic window of Armatimonadota bacterium:
- the csx2 gene encoding TIGR02221 family CRISPR-associated protein, producing the protein MTTLLTFLGTGRYETVTYTWEGKAAQPTHLFPLAADALFAPEKVVVFLTSQARQHENFRDLQSRLREKLQPVSIPEGRSQDELWEIFGQVANAVKDGETVILDITHAFRSIPLIVFNVAAYLRRTKNVTIEHILYGAFEAREPFRMPPQPEDRVPVFDLAPLLELLDWTSGAEALLKRGDAGLIAEKMIQTHQRLWTKGAETSQKPTKLKLLGQKLQSLSKALHLSRPREVMPLSAELVSLLSDAREEFQQWAKPFALIADQIRHELERFAFGTSDELSQQSLEKQLRLVEYYLQKGLIVQAVALAREWVVNWVALHCKEGDWRDAHFRENKLEATLNAAARRSQGKQEELPPWWNALPLADRCAELWDWLGDLRNDLAHCGMRTKAAGIESISSRAKEIPERLRALLEHAGAHSLRGGRRVLDLSQLYGERARLDELPVYLDRARALAGEGNEVVLTGQAPIWLYLAVAHALHGKARRLLYASPVTGEVCIFDHTPR; encoded by the coding sequence ATGACCACCCTGCTTACCTTCCTCGGCACCGGACGGTACGAAACTGTTACCTACACGTGGGAGGGTAAGGCAGCACAGCCCACGCATCTTTTTCCCTTGGCGGCTGACGCGCTCTTTGCCCCCGAAAAGGTGGTTGTCTTCCTGACATCTCAGGCACGGCAACACGAGAACTTCCGGGATTTGCAATCCCGGCTTCGAGAGAAGCTCCAACCCGTATCCATCCCCGAAGGACGCTCGCAGGACGAACTGTGGGAAATCTTCGGCCAGGTTGCAAACGCTGTGAAGGACGGGGAGACCGTCATCCTGGACATCACCCATGCCTTCCGGTCCATCCCGCTTATTGTTTTCAACGTAGCTGCCTACCTGCGGCGGACGAAAAATGTGACCATCGAGCACATCCTCTATGGCGCTTTTGAGGCTCGAGAGCCTTTCCGCATGCCGCCCCAACCGGAGGACCGCGTGCCCGTCTTCGACCTTGCGCCCCTGCTGGAGCTTCTGGACTGGACCAGCGGTGCGGAAGCCCTCCTCAAACGGGGCGATGCCGGGCTTATCGCTGAAAAAATGATCCAGACCCATCAGCGACTCTGGACAAAGGGGGCGGAAACCTCACAGAAACCCACCAAGCTCAAGCTCCTGGGACAGAAGTTGCAGAGCCTTTCGAAGGCTCTCCACTTGAGCCGTCCCCGGGAGGTCATGCCCCTGTCTGCAGAGCTGGTATCGCTGCTGAGCGATGCGCGGGAGGAATTCCAACAGTGGGCAAAGCCTTTTGCACTCATTGCAGACCAGATCCGACACGAGCTTGAACGATTTGCCTTTGGGACATCGGACGAGCTCAGCCAGCAGAGCCTGGAAAAACAGCTCCGGCTGGTGGAGTACTACCTGCAGAAAGGGCTCATCGTGCAGGCCGTTGCTCTTGCTCGCGAGTGGGTGGTCAACTGGGTCGCACTCCACTGCAAAGAGGGAGACTGGCGCGATGCACACTTCCGGGAAAATAAGTTGGAAGCAACTCTCAATGCCGCAGCCCGTCGCTCCCAGGGTAAGCAGGAAGAGCTCCCACCGTGGTGGAATGCCCTCCCTTTGGCAGACCGCTGTGCCGAGCTTTGGGACTGGTTGGGGGATTTGCGCAATGACCTAGCACATTGTGGAATGCGGACGAAAGCCGCCGGGATTGAGAGTATCTCCAGCCGTGCAAAGGAAATCCCCGAGCGCCTTCGGGCACTTTTGGAGCATGCGGGGGCACACTCCCTGCGTGGCGGTCGTCGTGTGCTAGACTTGAGCCAGCTCTACGGCGAACGCGCCCGATTGGACGAGCTGCCGGTCTACCTGGACCGCGCCCGGGCGCTTGCCGGCGAGGGCAATGAGGTCGTCCTCACCGGGCAGGCCCCGATCTGGCTGTACCTGGCCGTTGCCCACGCCCTCCACGGCAAGGCGCGCCGGCTCCTATATGCTTCGCCAGTGACGGGCGAGGTCTGTATTTTCGATCACACTCCCCGGTGA